The following proteins come from a genomic window of Blastococcus sp. HT6-30:
- a CDS encoding PaaI family thioesterase, with the protein MSATGFLTADELNALLPGTFPGLLGIVVDSHEPGTLTSHLDIRTELLAPNGYLHAGTVVTLADTSCGLPTRALLPEGSTGFTTIELKSNHLGTAREGRIACTATNVHAGRTTQVWDAVVSNAATGKTIALFRCTQSVLWPR; encoded by the coding sequence ATGTCCGCCACCGGGTTCCTGACCGCCGACGAGCTCAACGCCCTGCTGCCGGGCACCTTTCCGGGACTGCTGGGGATCGTCGTCGACAGCCACGAGCCCGGGACGCTGACCTCGCACCTGGACATCCGCACCGAGCTGCTCGCGCCGAACGGCTACCTGCACGCCGGCACGGTCGTCACGCTGGCCGACACCAGCTGCGGCCTGCCCACCCGCGCGCTGCTCCCCGAGGGGTCGACCGGCTTCACCACCATCGAGCTGAAGAGCAACCACCTCGGCACCGCCCGCGAGGGCCGCATCGCCTGCACGGCCACCAACGTGCACGCGGGGCGGACGACGCAGGTCTGGGACGCCGTCGTCAGCAACGCCGCGACCGGGAAGACCATCGCGCTGTTCCGCTGCACGCAGTCGGTGCTCTGGCCCCGCTGA
- a CDS encoding bacterial proteasome activator family protein translates to MTAPENGSERPQQVVVVGPDGRPVGTVPMPKGADDDGDGDGGMNVGELVEQPAKVMRIGTMIKQLLEEVRAAPLDDASRNRLRDIHASSIRELEQGLAPELREELARITLPFSEGETPSDAELRIAQAQLVGWLEGVFHGIQTALFAQQMAARAQLEEMRRKALPGGHAPGHQGDFRPGGGQYL, encoded by the coding sequence ATGACGGCACCGGAGAACGGCAGCGAGCGTCCCCAGCAGGTGGTCGTGGTGGGTCCCGACGGGCGTCCGGTCGGCACCGTCCCGATGCCCAAGGGGGCCGACGACGACGGCGACGGCGATGGCGGCATGAACGTCGGCGAGCTCGTGGAGCAGCCCGCGAAGGTCATGCGGATCGGCACGATGATCAAGCAGCTTCTCGAGGAAGTCCGGGCCGCTCCCCTGGACGACGCCAGCCGCAACCGGCTGCGCGACATCCACGCCTCCTCGATCCGGGAGCTCGAGCAGGGGCTCGCCCCCGAGCTGCGTGAGGAGCTGGCCCGCATCACGCTGCCCTTCAGCGAGGGCGAGACACCGTCGGACGCCGAGCTGCGGATCGCGCAGGCGCAACTGGTCGGCTGGCTCGAGGGCGTCTTCCACGGCATCCAGACGGCGCTGTTCGCCCAGCAGATGGCCGCCCGCGCCCAGCTGGAGGAGATGCGCCGCAAGGCACTCCCCGGCGGCCACGCACCCGGCCACCAGGGTGACTTCCGGCCCGGGGGCGGCCAGTACCTCTGA
- a CDS encoding HAD family hydrolase, whose translation MSDWRPRLIASDMDGTLLRRDESVSAATVAELERWRADGVPLVLATGRPPRWMHGIREVLRYGTAVCCNGAVLLDLEPMEIVDEAPLEPDALRTITAELRARRPSIWFAVEYGWEFRHEPVYRPRWDVDAPGVAAATLDEMTVAPVAKLLARHESMTRDAFVQLVDEVVGDRATVTSSSTDALAEISAPGVTKATGLAKVAARHGVGPEDVVVFGDMPNDIAAFEWVRDGGGRAVAMAHAHPDLLAAATDVTGGNDDDGVAAFLTSL comes from the coding sequence GTGTCTGACTGGCGCCCCCGCCTGATCGCCAGCGACATGGACGGCACGCTGCTGCGCCGGGACGAGTCGGTGAGCGCGGCCACCGTCGCGGAGCTGGAGCGCTGGCGCGCCGACGGCGTGCCGCTGGTGCTCGCCACCGGCCGCCCCCCGCGCTGGATGCACGGCATCCGCGAGGTGCTCCGGTACGGCACCGCCGTCTGCTGCAACGGCGCGGTGCTGCTCGACCTCGAACCCATGGAGATCGTCGACGAGGCGCCGCTGGAGCCCGACGCCCTGCGGACGATCACCGCGGAGCTGCGCGCCCGCCGGCCGAGCATCTGGTTCGCCGTCGAGTACGGGTGGGAGTTCCGCCACGAGCCGGTCTACCGCCCGCGCTGGGACGTCGACGCCCCCGGCGTGGCCGCCGCGACGCTGGACGAGATGACCGTCGCCCCCGTGGCCAAGCTGCTGGCCCGGCACGAATCGATGACCCGCGACGCCTTCGTGCAGCTGGTGGACGAGGTCGTGGGGGACCGCGCCACGGTCACCAGCTCCTCGACCGACGCGCTGGCCGAGATCTCCGCACCTGGCGTCACCAAGGCCACCGGGCTGGCGAAGGTCGCCGCCCGGCACGGTGTGGGCCCCGAGGACGTGGTCGTGTTCGGCGACATGCCCAACGACATCGCCGCGTTCGAGTGGGTGCGTGACGGCGGCGGCCGCGCCGTCGCCATGGCCCACGCGCACCCCGATCTGCTCGCCGCCGCCACCGACGTCACCGGCGGCAACGACGACGACGGGGTCGCCGCCTTCCTCACCTCTCTGTAG
- a CDS encoding NAD(P)H-quinone oxidoreductase — translation MRAVTISEPGGPEALGWGEVPDPVCGPGEVVIDVVATAVNRADLLQRQGFYPPPRGASVVLGLECSGVVSEVGEGVTSWSVGDEVCALLAGGGYAERVAVPAVQVLPKPSGVELATAAALPEVACTVWSNVFMLAGLQRGDSFLVHGGSSGIGTMAIQLAARAGARVFTTAGTAAKLDVCRELGAEVAVNYRDEDFVERVREATDGRGVDVVLDNMGAKYLARNVDVLADGGRLVIIGMQGGARAELDINALLRKRGSVHATALRSRPATGPGGKADIVAAVRHDVWPDVERGVVRPIVDRRLPMSRAAEAHRVVEASEHVGKVLLLADR, via the coding sequence ATGCGTGCGGTGACGATCAGCGAACCCGGTGGCCCCGAGGCGCTCGGCTGGGGCGAGGTGCCCGATCCGGTCTGCGGCCCCGGCGAGGTGGTCATCGACGTCGTCGCCACGGCGGTGAACCGCGCCGACCTGCTGCAGCGGCAGGGCTTCTACCCGCCGCCGAGGGGCGCCAGCGTCGTCCTGGGCCTGGAGTGCAGCGGCGTCGTCAGCGAGGTCGGCGAGGGCGTCACGAGCTGGTCGGTCGGCGACGAGGTGTGCGCCCTGCTGGCCGGCGGCGGCTACGCCGAGCGGGTGGCCGTTCCCGCCGTCCAGGTCCTGCCGAAGCCGTCGGGCGTGGAGCTGGCCACCGCGGCCGCCCTGCCCGAGGTGGCCTGCACGGTCTGGTCGAACGTCTTCATGCTCGCCGGCCTCCAGCGCGGCGACTCCTTCCTGGTGCACGGCGGCTCCAGCGGCATCGGCACCATGGCGATCCAGCTGGCCGCCCGCGCCGGCGCCCGGGTGTTCACCACCGCGGGCACCGCCGCGAAGCTCGACGTCTGCCGGGAGCTGGGCGCCGAGGTTGCCGTCAACTACCGCGACGAGGACTTCGTCGAGCGGGTGCGGGAGGCGACCGACGGCCGGGGCGTCGACGTCGTCCTCGACAACATGGGCGCGAAGTACCTGGCCCGCAACGTCGACGTCCTGGCCGACGGCGGCCGGCTGGTGATCATCGGCATGCAGGGGGGCGCCAGGGCGGAGCTCGACATCAACGCGCTGCTGCGCAAGCGCGGCTCGGTGCACGCCACCGCGCTGCGCTCGCGGCCGGCGACCGGCCCCGGCGGCAAGGCCGACATCGTCGCCGCCGTGCGGCACGACGTGTGGCCCGACGTCGAGCGCGGAGTCGTGCGGCCGATCGTCGACCGGCGGCTGCCCATGTCCCGGGCCGCCGAGGCCCACCGGGTCGTCGAGGCCAGCGAACACGTCGGCAAGGTCCTGCTGCTCGCCGATCGCTGA
- a CDS encoding 4-coumarate--CoA ligase family protein, whose translation MALSSPYPDVEIPNVSVPEFVLAAGREKPDAPALIDGLKGDVITHGQLAQYVDRVAANLHARGLRKGDVVAVFCPNTPWFPVVFHGIAAAGCVMSPINSLYTPDEIAFQLKDSGAKILITISLFLDRATAAVEKSPLDEVIVLDGAEGHANLFDLLGADAPSVQVDIDPANDLVTLPYSSGTTGLPKGVMLTHRNLVANVTQCLPLLRTGADERIIAVLPFFHIYGLTVLMNQGLALGGAVVTLPRFDLEDFLRTIQDYKITRAFVAPPIVLALAKHPMVDQYDLSSLTSVLSGAAPLDEQLALAAQERLRKGADTGVSVAQGYGMTELSPVSHTTPDVDAQPPGVSIEVPKGSVGFAIPSTECRLIDPGTGEDAAPGERGELWVRGPQVMKGYLNNPDATAATLDADGWLHTGDVAVVDENGCYTVVDRVKELIKYKGYQVAPAELEAVLINHPEIADAAVIGVPDKESGEELPKAFVVRAPGSELTEDAVMAYMSEKVAPHKKIRFVEFIETVPKSAAGKILRKDLKARA comes from the coding sequence GTGGCGCTGTCCAGCCCGTATCCCGACGTCGAGATCCCGAACGTCTCCGTCCCCGAGTTCGTCCTGGCGGCCGGCCGGGAGAAGCCCGATGCACCGGCGCTGATCGACGGCCTCAAGGGTGACGTCATCACCCACGGCCAGCTGGCCCAGTACGTCGACCGGGTGGCCGCCAACCTGCACGCCCGCGGCCTGCGCAAGGGCGACGTCGTCGCCGTCTTCTGCCCGAACACCCCCTGGTTCCCGGTGGTGTTCCACGGCATCGCCGCCGCCGGCTGCGTCATGAGCCCGATCAACTCGCTCTACACGCCCGACGAGATCGCCTTCCAGCTCAAGGACTCCGGCGCGAAGATCCTCATCACGATCTCGCTGTTCCTGGACCGCGCCACCGCGGCCGTGGAGAAGTCGCCGCTCGACGAGGTCATCGTGCTCGACGGCGCCGAGGGCCACGCCAACCTGTTCGACCTGCTCGGCGCCGACGCGCCGTCGGTCCAGGTGGACATCGACCCGGCCAACGACCTGGTCACGCTGCCCTACTCCAGCGGGACCACGGGGCTGCCCAAGGGCGTCATGCTCACCCACCGCAACCTGGTGGCCAACGTGACCCAGTGCCTGCCGCTGCTCCGGACGGGTGCGGACGAGCGGATCATCGCCGTCCTGCCGTTCTTCCACATCTACGGCCTGACCGTGCTGATGAACCAGGGCCTGGCGCTGGGCGGCGCCGTGGTGACCCTCCCCCGGTTCGACCTCGAGGACTTCCTGCGCACCATCCAGGACTACAAGATCACCCGCGCGTTCGTCGCGCCGCCCATCGTCCTGGCGCTGGCCAAGCACCCGATGGTCGACCAGTACGACCTCTCGTCGCTGACCTCGGTCCTGTCGGGCGCGGCCCCGCTGGACGAGCAGCTGGCGCTGGCCGCCCAGGAACGGCTGCGCAAGGGCGCCGACACCGGCGTCAGCGTGGCCCAGGGCTACGGCATGACCGAGCTGTCCCCGGTCTCGCACACCACCCCCGACGTCGACGCGCAGCCGCCGGGCGTCTCCATCGAGGTGCCCAAGGGCTCGGTCGGCTTCGCCATCCCCAGCACCGAGTGCCGGCTGATCGACCCGGGCACCGGGGAGGACGCCGCCCCGGGCGAGCGCGGTGAGCTGTGGGTCCGCGGCCCGCAGGTCATGAAGGGCTACCTCAACAACCCCGATGCCACCGCCGCCACCCTCGACGCCGACGGCTGGCTGCACACCGGCGACGTCGCGGTCGTCGACGAGAACGGCTGCTACACCGTCGTCGACCGGGTCAAGGAGCTGATCAAGTACAAGGGCTACCAGGTGGCCCCGGCCGAGCTCGAGGCCGTGCTGATCAACCACCCGGAGATCGCCGACGCCGCGGTCATCGGCGTGCCGGACAAGGAGAGCGGCGAGGAGCTGCCCAAGGCCTTCGTCGTCCGCGCCCCCGGCTCGGAGCTGACCGAGGACGCCGTCATGGCCTACATGTCCGAGAAGGTGGCCCCGCACAAGAAGATCCGGTTCGTCGAGTTCATCGAGACGGTGCCGAAGTCCGCGGCCGGCAAGATCCTGCGCAAGGACCTCAAGGCCCGCGCCTGA
- a CDS encoding cysteine desulfurase-like protein, protein MATGEGRLDVARVRGLFPALSDGYVHADGPAGSLVPENVAHAVGSVMRMPVADRGGVFPASGRAEALVAGARAAVADLVGGRAGGVLLGPSTTTLTYGMARALARTWRPGDEIVLSRLDHDANIRPWVQLAATAGVQVRWAEVDIETGDLPAWQYAELLNRRTRLVAVTAASNALGTRPDVADIAAQAQAVGALVYVDAVHAAPHVFLDKASLGADFLAVSAYKWCGPHVAAVVADPDLLEHLRPDKLLPSSDRVPDRFETGAPPYELYAGVSAAVDHLAGLCAAGGTRRDRLRASMAAVARHEGDLFDWLDQALRAMRHVQVLGEPERCTPTLSFTVAHMRPRQVAAELARAGICAWDGDFYARELFDALGVNETGGAVRLGLMHYNTADEVGRIVDAVAGLRPR, encoded by the coding sequence ATGGCTACGGGGGAGGGCCGGCTGGACGTCGCGCGGGTGCGCGGCCTCTTCCCGGCGCTCTCCGACGGGTACGTGCACGCCGACGGGCCGGCCGGGTCGCTGGTGCCCGAGAACGTCGCCCACGCGGTCGGCTCGGTGATGCGCATGCCGGTGGCCGACCGAGGCGGGGTGTTCCCCGCATCGGGGCGGGCGGAGGCGCTGGTCGCCGGGGCCCGTGCGGCCGTCGCCGACCTCGTGGGCGGCCGGGCCGGCGGCGTCCTGCTCGGGCCCAGCACGACCACGCTGACCTACGGGATGGCCCGCGCGCTGGCCCGCACCTGGCGCCCCGGCGACGAGATCGTGCTCAGCCGGCTGGACCACGACGCGAACATCCGGCCGTGGGTGCAACTGGCCGCCACGGCCGGCGTGCAGGTGCGCTGGGCGGAGGTGGACATCGAGACCGGTGACCTGCCGGCGTGGCAGTACGCCGAGCTGCTGAACCGCCGGACCCGGCTGGTGGCCGTGACCGCCGCGAGCAACGCGCTGGGCACGCGGCCCGATGTCGCCGACATCGCCGCCCAGGCGCAGGCGGTCGGTGCGCTGGTCTACGTCGACGCCGTCCACGCCGCCCCGCACGTCTTCCTCGACAAGGCCTCACTGGGGGCGGACTTCCTGGCCGTCTCGGCCTACAAGTGGTGCGGGCCGCACGTCGCCGCCGTGGTGGCCGACCCCGACCTGCTGGAGCACCTCCGGCCGGACAAGCTGCTGCCCTCGTCGGACCGGGTGCCCGACCGGTTCGAGACCGGCGCGCCCCCCTACGAGCTCTACGCGGGGGTGAGCGCCGCCGTCGACCACCTGGCCGGGCTCTGCGCGGCCGGGGGCACGCGGCGTGACCGGCTGCGCGCCTCGATGGCCGCCGTGGCCCGGCACGAGGGCGACCTGTTCGACTGGCTGGACCAGGCGCTGCGCGCGATGCGGCACGTGCAGGTGCTCGGTGAACCGGAGCGGTGCACCCCTACCCTGTCGTTCACCGTCGCGCACATGCGCCCGCGCCAGGTCGCCGCGGAGCTGGCCCGGGCGGGCATCTGCGCGTGGGACGGCGACTTCTACGCCCGCGAGCTCTTCGACGCCCTGGGCGTGAACGAGACCGGGGGAGCGGTGCGCCTGGGCCTCATGCACTACAACACCGCCGACGAGGTCGGCCGGATCGTCGACGCCGTCGCCGGGCTGCGCCCCCGTTAG
- the folP gene encoding dihydropteroate synthase translates to MLRLGALDVPDGRFVVMAIVNRTPDSFYDRGATFELAAAVERVDRVVAEGADMVDVGGVKAAPGEEVSPAEEVRRTVDLVAAIRAAHPALPISIDTWRAEVAREALAAGADIVNDAWGGVDPALAAVAAEAGAGLVCTHAGGLPPRTRPHRVTYADVVADIVTRTTALAQAAVTAGVDRERVMIDPGHDFGKNTRHSLEATRRLGELVGTGWPVLVALSNKDFVGETLDVPLEQRLTGTLAATAVSAWLGARVFRVHDVAATRQTLDMVASIQGTRPPVRTVRGLA, encoded by the coding sequence TTGCTGCGACTGGGGGCCCTCGACGTGCCCGACGGACGGTTCGTGGTCATGGCGATCGTCAACCGCACCCCGGACTCCTTCTACGACCGCGGCGCCACCTTCGAGCTGGCCGCCGCCGTCGAGCGGGTGGACCGGGTCGTCGCCGAGGGCGCCGACATGGTCGACGTCGGCGGGGTCAAGGCCGCGCCCGGTGAGGAGGTCTCCCCCGCCGAGGAGGTGCGCCGGACCGTCGACCTGGTGGCCGCGATCCGGGCGGCGCACCCGGCGCTGCCGATCTCCATCGACACCTGGCGGGCGGAGGTGGCGCGGGAGGCGCTGGCCGCCGGCGCGGACATCGTGAACGACGCCTGGGGCGGGGTGGACCCGGCGCTGGCCGCGGTGGCCGCCGAGGCGGGGGCCGGGCTCGTCTGCACGCACGCCGGCGGGCTGCCGCCGCGCACCCGGCCGCACCGGGTGACCTACGCCGACGTCGTCGCCGACATCGTCACGCGGACGACGGCGCTGGCCCAGGCCGCCGTCACCGCGGGGGTGGACCGCGAGCGGGTGATGATCGACCCGGGCCACGACTTCGGGAAGAACACCCGGCACTCGCTGGAGGCGACCCGGCGGCTGGGCGAGCTGGTCGGCACGGGGTGGCCGGTCCTGGTCGCGCTGTCGAACAAGGACTTCGTCGGCGAGACCCTCGACGTCCCGCTCGAGCAGCGGCTCACCGGCACCCTGGCGGCCACCGCGGTGAGCGCCTGGCTGGGCGCCCGCGTGTTCCGCGTGCACGACGTCGCCGCCACCCGGCAGACGCTGGACATGGTCGCCTCCATCCAGGGCACCCGGCCGCCGGTGCGCACCGTCCGCGGCCTCGCCTGA